A part of Acropora palmata chromosome 6, jaAcrPala1.3, whole genome shotgun sequence genomic DNA contains:
- the LOC141884402 gene encoding histamine H2 receptor-like — protein sequence MNQSLENARNLSLADNCFLPLFQGIALFTVNGLISVFGTLGNLMVCIAFLADRRLRRISHCLLVSLAIADLIVTMICEPLFLKNLFHRTFLQGCAISQLEFAYSILANTSCYASVVHLACVSVDRFIAVLFPLQHGPLMNNCGLFTMLVISWAIPISSPIFRMALPESFPSAIVASGAFALSYLIIIFSYLLIVVFLFYFKKKRRNIRTRSRSRNGKWCMEVRVTRTLAIVIGVFTICWMPLMAAMFATGKPLFKMNGTVHMWLRTLALSNSAMNFVIYTVRMPDFRKAYDKIYKKLCST from the coding sequence ATGAATCAGTCGTTGGAAAATGCAAGAAATTTATCATTGGCGGATAATTGTTTTCTTCCTCTATTCCAAGGCATTGCCCTGTTTACAGTCAACGGCTTGATCTCAGTTTTTGGAACATTAGGCAACTTGATGGTTTGCATCGCTTTTCTTGCGGATCGGCGTCTGCGTCGAATCTCCCACTGTCTTCTTGTTAGCCTAGCCATTGCTGATTTAATTGTGACAATGATTTGCGAGCCTCTCTTCTTAAAAAACTTGTTTCACAGAACGTTTCTCCAAGGTTGTGCAATTAGTCAACTGGAATTTGCGTACAGCATTTTAGCCAATACTTCATGTTACGCTTCAGTTGTACATCTGGCATGCGTCAGCGTTGATCGTTTCATAGCTGTACtcttccctttacaacatggGCCATTGATGAACAATTGTGGACTGTTCACAATGCTCGTAATATCATGGGCAATCCCTATTTCATCGCCCATCTTTCGGATGGCACTTCCGGAATCTTTCCCTTCGGCCATTGTAGCATCCGGAGCATTTGCCCTCAGCTATCTCATCATCATTTTCTCATATTTACTGATCGTTGTATTTCTgttttactttaaaaaaaaaagacggaATATCAGAACTCGATCTAGATCTAGAAATGGAAAGTGGTGTATGGAAGTACGCGTTACTCGCACGCTTGCAATTGTCATCGGCGTATTTACCATTTGTTGGATGCCACTGATGGCGGCTATGTTTGCCACAGGTAAACCACTATTTAAAATGAATGGAACTGTGCATATGTGGCTCCGAACACTAGCGTTGTCTAACTCGGCAATGAACTTTGTGATTTACACTGTTAGAATGCCCGACTTCCGTAAAGCTTACGACAAAATATACAAGAAACTGTGTAGTACTTAG
- the LOC141884401 gene encoding histamine H2 receptor-like: MDNFSEYSIERSSNLSIERCFIAQGHSIALISTNVLVGVFGTLGNLLVCISVVINPRLRRTSNYLLVSLAVADLLVTLGCEPFFLAVLLKMTFSDDCAINFVYPYKIIVRLSCTASVVHMAAISIDRFIAVVFPLRQKIIMQKYGLKVMLIGSWGFPILVPILNATVPASSPKAFLAIGTFGLSYLIVITFYVLIVLHLRKTKKKRNQLRARPLTVDLNARLEIRVACTLAIVIGIFTICWFPVMISLFGAGKSLLKANGPAHMWVRTLALSNSAMNFFIYTARIRDFRAAYAGIVRKVFCLSRVTCRG; encoded by the coding sequence ATGGACAACTTCTCAGAATACTCAATCGAACGATCTTCTAACCTCTCCATTGAAAGATGTTTCATTGCTCAAGGACACAGCATCGCTCTCATATCGACTAACGTTTTGGTTGGCGTGTTTGGAACACTCGGCAACTTGCTGGTTTGCATTTCTGTAGTCATCAACCCTCGTCTCCGCCGAACCTCCAACTACCTCCTAGTTAGCCTGGCTGTGGCCGATTTGCTTGTCACTCTGGGATGTGAGCCTTTTTTCCTGGCAGTGCTACTCAAGATGACCTTCTCTGACGACTGCGCAATAAACTTTGTTTATCCGTATAAAATTATAGTAAGACTGTCCTGCACTGCTTCAGTCGTGCATATGGCTGCCATAAGCATAGATCGTTTCATAGCGGTAGTCTTTCCTCTTCGCCAGAAAATCATCATGCAGAAATACGGATTGAAAGTAATGCTAATAGGATCCTGGGGTTTTCCGATCTTGGTTCCAATTTTAAATGCCACCGTTCCAGCGTCCTCTCCAAAGGCATTTCTAGCCATAGGGACTTTTGGTCTAAGTTACCTTATTGTCATCACGTTTTACGTGTTGATAGTTCTACATCTTCgcaaaacgaaaaagaagCGAAACCAGCTGAGAGCACGACCATTGACCGTGGATTTGAACGCACGCTTAGAGATTCGCGTTGCTTGCACGTTGGCTATTGTGATTGGTATTTTTACCATTTGTTGGTTTCCAGTTATGATCTCTTTGTTCGGAGCAGGCAAATCACTTTTGAAGGCAAATGGTCCCGCGCACATGTGGGTTCGAACTCTAGCTCTGTCCAACTCCGCAATgaactttttcatttatacGGCAAGGATAAGGGACTTCCGTGCAGCTTATGCTGGGATCGTTAGGAAAGTGTTCTGTCTTTCGCGAGTCACATGTCGCGGttga
- the LOC141884777 gene encoding uncharacterized protein LOC141884777 isoform X1 produces the protein MLKADALLSSPGATKNGHFTPGAFSSDQEMSPFQQENERTKEYSRRLSEEGMSIPMQYQNGDAAKDQRSETKTRDNVEREIKSLKMQLSMAEETRDNARRELMDAHKKLSESEEAAEIQRKENLALRRQIKDEEIEKSAIQKSCDELREKVKETEIERADTKRRLEELENKFRVSEDSRASVASEANDLRSRVNEYEAERVEIRRELREALRQVKILGSECLQEKRNVADLQERLSREENLRGEARHEAYALKQSILQVDSEKEEAKQTVARLQRRIKEVEDTFASRETDYEAQIEEYRQFELKARNSMREKDNLLEQTTYDRENYKAQLSGNDGRISALESQISRIEAAKNDCEFKLSSLYSVLRRSLGLRSQSQSSTSSDEDSPERNKSSYRERARSDSENSDDIDPDAVKASLSQLLKNLKETERKKEESLTKVENLQRSVKRLEDEKAGLDGKLRNMHEEMNQLRDQKGLIEERLNRTETALTLQEEEIQKVERERHALTEKLQMVEGTLNFSESDRKQQDEKIKELKETGMRQKDEKQALRIQLETLSAEMTKNELRLKAMDGELKRQKRVLGEKETENNNLREKITGLSRTNNELETNVSNLTMAVQKLNGAVGKGEAEESRLKDKVKALSTSLSESNSSSQNLQEHIYQLQRALESTEGEKRLLQERLSSLQDTVKDCKNENKVLNEKVKFLEKTREEADIRITDFENQVKHVKSLLIQRQKQEDTLLEKIHGLEEENNALTFENNSLYKMNSSFEAEKKNLEKSNLRIGKDVQALKKTLDRLQRERIAFEESFFESNQEKEVLNRTLNEAAKENTELKEKVNYLEKALEAADVKHTESLIEIADKQQQDLEKEAKRSHLALEKAQKITEKRERAYKAKVEALETQVAELKNELENEREEKMIQSNKAAIKSDEIREVRQSLGKSLLAVEEDANNLRSMLGKSLRKIDRYTDAIRRNGASLSADTDGSTVDAKIDNTSDDSRYVRSSKRRTRSAAHVNVKERDKFLDAPSPARTAPSQIIVNNSDFHRDDSEHISPLRRYRRERQSVNYIKNTTQ, from the exons ATGTTGAAAGCGGATGCCCTGCTCAGTTCACCCGGAGCGAccaaaaatggtcatttcactcCAGGCGCATTTTCGTCGGATCAAGAAATGTCACCATTCCAACAAGAAAATGAGAGGACGAAG GAGTACTCAAGACGACTAAGCGAGGAGGGAATGAG TATACCAATGCAATACCAAAACGGAGATGCCGCCAAGGATCAGCGTTCGGAAACGAAAACTCGTGACAACGTGGAGCGGGAAATCAAGTCCCTGAAAATGCAGCTAAGCATGGCGGAAGAGACGCGTGACAACGCCCGAAGGGAACTCATGGACGCGCATAAAAAACTGAGTGAAAGCGAGGAGGCGGCGGAAATTCAACGTAAGGAAAATCTAGCCCTCAGAAGGCAGATCAAGGATGAGGAGATTGAAAAGAGCGCCATCCAGAAATCATGCGATGAACTGCGCGAGAAGGTGAAGGAAACCGAGATTGAACGAGCTGACACAAAACGAAGGCTCGAGGAACTAGAGAACAAGTTCCGTGTCAGCGAAGACAGCCGAGCAAGCGTCGCAAGCGAGGCGAACGATCTTCGGAGCAGAGTAAACGAGTACGAAGCAGAGCGCGTGGAGATTAGGAGGGAACTTCGAGAGGCACTCCGGCAGGTAAAGATCTTAGGAAGCGAATGCTTGCAGGAAAAGCGAAATGTGGCCGATCTTCAGGAGAGATTATCACGCGAAGAGAATTTGAGGGGGGAAGCGCGACATGAGGCATATGCTTTGAAACAAAGCATCTTGCAGGTTGACAGCGAGAAggaagaagcaaaacaaactgtGGCGAGACTGCAAAGAAG AATCAAAGAAGTTGAAGATACGTTTGCTAGTCGTGAGACTGACTATGAGGCTCAGATAGAAGAATACAGGCAATTCGAACTGAAAGCGAGAAACAGCATGAGAGAAAAAGATAATCTTCTAGAACAGACTACATATGATCGAGAAAATTACAAAGCTCAACTTTCTGGGAATGATGGTAGAATCAGTGCACTGGAATCACAAATATCGCGAATTGAAGCCGCAAAGAATGATTGTGAATTTAAGCTCTCCAGTCTCTACTCCGTGCTACGAAGATCTCTCGGTTTGCGGTCGCAATCTCAATCTTCGACGTCGTCAGACGAAGATAGTCCAGAGAGAAATAAAAGTTCATACCGAGAGCGTGCGAGGTCAGATTCAG AAAACTCTGACGATATAGATCCAGACGCTGTAAAAGCTTCATTGTCGCAGCTGCTGAAGAACTTAAAAGAAACCGAGaggaaaaaagaggaaagCTTGACAAAAGTGGAAAACTTGCAGCGCTCTGTGAAACGATTGGAAGACGAAAAGGCTGGTCTGGATGGGAAGCTTCGAAACATGCACGAGGAAATGAATCAGTTAAGAGATCAGAAAGGACTAATAGAGGAAAGACTGAACAGAACAGAGACCGCGCTGACTTTACAG GAAGAGGAAATCCAAAAAGTTGAGCGGGAGAGACATGCCCTCACTGAAAAGTTGCAAATGGTAGAAGGAACATTGAATTTTTCTGAGAGCGATCGAAAGCAGCAAGatgaaaagataaaagaacTCAAGGAGACAGGAATGAGACAGAAAGATGAGAAACAGGCATTACGAATCCAGCTTGAGACTTTATCGGCGGAAATGACGAAGAATGAACTACGATTAAAAGCAATGGATGGAGAGttaaaaagacagaaacgAGTGCTAGGGGAAAAGGAAACGGAAAACAACAATCTACGAGAAAAAATTACAGGGTTATCGAGGACAAATAACGAATTAGAAACAAATGTTTCGAATCTAACAATGGCTGTGCAAAAGCTGAACGGTGCAGTGGGGAAGGGCGAAGCTGAGGAATCAAGATTGAAAGATAAAGTTAAAGCACTTTCGACCTCTCTTAGCGAAAGCAATAGCAGCTCACAGAATTTACAGGAACATATTTACCAGCTTCAACGAGCATTAGAGAGTACCGAGGGAGAAAAGCGCTTACTACAAGAAAGGCTGTCATCTCTTCAAGACACAGTCAAGGATtgcaaaaacgaaaacaaagtgttgaatgaaaaagtGAAGTTTCTGGAAAAGACGCGCGAGGAGGCGGACATTCGGATAACTGATTTCGAAAATCAAGTAAAGCATGTGAAATCCCTTTTAATTCAGCgacaaaaacaagaagacACACTCCTGGAAAAAATACATGGCTTAGAGGAAGAGAATAATGCTCTTACGTTTGAGAACAATTCTTTGTACAAAATGAACTCATCGTTTGAagcggaaaagaaaaacttagaAAAAAGTAATTTGCGAATTGGAAAAGATGTGCAAGCGCTCAAAAAGACCCTTGATAGACTCCAAAGGGAACGAATAGCGTTTGAAGAGTCATTCTTTGAGTCTAATCAAGAGAAAGAAGTTTTAAACAGAACTCTCAATGAAGCCGCAAAGGAAAATACTGAGTTAAAAGAGAAAGTGAATTATTTAGAAAAAGCGCTTGAGGCAGCGGATGTCAAACATACTGAAAG CCTGATTGAGATTGCAGATAAACAACAACAGGACTTAGAGAAGGAAGCCAAACGATCGCATCTTGCATTGGAAAAAGCACAGAAAATAACAGAGAAGCGAGAAAGGGCCTACAAAGCAAAAGTCGAAGCTTTAGAGACACAG GTAGCAGAACTAAAAAACGAATTGGAAAACGAGCGCGAAGAAAAGATGATACAAAGCAACAAGGCTGCCATAAAGAGTGACGAAATTAGAGAGGTTCGGCAGTCGCTTGGTAAGTCACTGCTAGCTGTAGAAGAAGATGCCAACAATCTGCGAAGTATGCTTGGGAAATCGCTTCGGAAGATCGATCGATACACCGACGCTATTCGAAGAAATGGAGCATCACTCTCAGCTGACACAGACGGATCAACAGTGGATGCAAAAATCGATAACACGTCGGATGATTCGAGGTATGTTCGCTCATCAAAACGGCGTACACGGTCTGCGGCTCACGTGAACGTGAAGGAGCGTGATAAATTTCTTGATGCGCCCTCTCCCGCTCGAACAGCACCGTCGCAGATCATCGTGAATAATTCGGATTTCCATCGGGATGATTCGGAGCACATTTCTCCCCTAAGAAGGTACCGAAGAGAGAGGCAATCTGTAAATTATATCAAAAACACTACACAATAA
- the LOC141884777 gene encoding uncharacterized protein LOC141884777 isoform X2 — MSIPMQYQNGDAAKDQRSETKTRDNVEREIKSLKMQLSMAEETRDNARRELMDAHKKLSESEEAAEIQRKENLALRRQIKDEEIEKSAIQKSCDELREKVKETEIERADTKRRLEELENKFRVSEDSRASVASEANDLRSRVNEYEAERVEIRRELREALRQVKILGSECLQEKRNVADLQERLSREENLRGEARHEAYALKQSILQVDSEKEEAKQTVARLQRRIKEVEDTFASRETDYEAQIEEYRQFELKARNSMREKDNLLEQTTYDRENYKAQLSGNDGRISALESQISRIEAAKNDCEFKLSSLYSVLRRSLGLRSQSQSSTSSDEDSPERNKSSYRERARSDSENSDDIDPDAVKASLSQLLKNLKETERKKEESLTKVENLQRSVKRLEDEKAGLDGKLRNMHEEMNQLRDQKGLIEERLNRTETALTLQEEEIQKVERERHALTEKLQMVEGTLNFSESDRKQQDEKIKELKETGMRQKDEKQALRIQLETLSAEMTKNELRLKAMDGELKRQKRVLGEKETENNNLREKITGLSRTNNELETNVSNLTMAVQKLNGAVGKGEAEESRLKDKVKALSTSLSESNSSSQNLQEHIYQLQRALESTEGEKRLLQERLSSLQDTVKDCKNENKVLNEKVKFLEKTREEADIRITDFENQVKHVKSLLIQRQKQEDTLLEKIHGLEEENNALTFENNSLYKMNSSFEAEKKNLEKSNLRIGKDVQALKKTLDRLQRERIAFEESFFESNQEKEVLNRTLNEAAKENTELKEKVNYLEKALEAADVKHTESLIEIADKQQQDLEKEAKRSHLALEKAQKITEKRERAYKAKVEALETQVAELKNELENEREEKMIQSNKAAIKSDEIREVRQSLGKSLLAVEEDANNLRSMLGKSLRKIDRYTDAIRRNGASLSADTDGSTVDAKIDNTSDDSRYVRSSKRRTRSAAHVNVKERDKFLDAPSPARTAPSQIIVNNSDFHRDDSEHISPLRRYRRERQSVNYIKNTTQ; from the exons ATGAG TATACCAATGCAATACCAAAACGGAGATGCCGCCAAGGATCAGCGTTCGGAAACGAAAACTCGTGACAACGTGGAGCGGGAAATCAAGTCCCTGAAAATGCAGCTAAGCATGGCGGAAGAGACGCGTGACAACGCCCGAAGGGAACTCATGGACGCGCATAAAAAACTGAGTGAAAGCGAGGAGGCGGCGGAAATTCAACGTAAGGAAAATCTAGCCCTCAGAAGGCAGATCAAGGATGAGGAGATTGAAAAGAGCGCCATCCAGAAATCATGCGATGAACTGCGCGAGAAGGTGAAGGAAACCGAGATTGAACGAGCTGACACAAAACGAAGGCTCGAGGAACTAGAGAACAAGTTCCGTGTCAGCGAAGACAGCCGAGCAAGCGTCGCAAGCGAGGCGAACGATCTTCGGAGCAGAGTAAACGAGTACGAAGCAGAGCGCGTGGAGATTAGGAGGGAACTTCGAGAGGCACTCCGGCAGGTAAAGATCTTAGGAAGCGAATGCTTGCAGGAAAAGCGAAATGTGGCCGATCTTCAGGAGAGATTATCACGCGAAGAGAATTTGAGGGGGGAAGCGCGACATGAGGCATATGCTTTGAAACAAAGCATCTTGCAGGTTGACAGCGAGAAggaagaagcaaaacaaactgtGGCGAGACTGCAAAGAAG AATCAAAGAAGTTGAAGATACGTTTGCTAGTCGTGAGACTGACTATGAGGCTCAGATAGAAGAATACAGGCAATTCGAACTGAAAGCGAGAAACAGCATGAGAGAAAAAGATAATCTTCTAGAACAGACTACATATGATCGAGAAAATTACAAAGCTCAACTTTCTGGGAATGATGGTAGAATCAGTGCACTGGAATCACAAATATCGCGAATTGAAGCCGCAAAGAATGATTGTGAATTTAAGCTCTCCAGTCTCTACTCCGTGCTACGAAGATCTCTCGGTTTGCGGTCGCAATCTCAATCTTCGACGTCGTCAGACGAAGATAGTCCAGAGAGAAATAAAAGTTCATACCGAGAGCGTGCGAGGTCAGATTCAG AAAACTCTGACGATATAGATCCAGACGCTGTAAAAGCTTCATTGTCGCAGCTGCTGAAGAACTTAAAAGAAACCGAGaggaaaaaagaggaaagCTTGACAAAAGTGGAAAACTTGCAGCGCTCTGTGAAACGATTGGAAGACGAAAAGGCTGGTCTGGATGGGAAGCTTCGAAACATGCACGAGGAAATGAATCAGTTAAGAGATCAGAAAGGACTAATAGAGGAAAGACTGAACAGAACAGAGACCGCGCTGACTTTACAG GAAGAGGAAATCCAAAAAGTTGAGCGGGAGAGACATGCCCTCACTGAAAAGTTGCAAATGGTAGAAGGAACATTGAATTTTTCTGAGAGCGATCGAAAGCAGCAAGatgaaaagataaaagaacTCAAGGAGACAGGAATGAGACAGAAAGATGAGAAACAGGCATTACGAATCCAGCTTGAGACTTTATCGGCGGAAATGACGAAGAATGAACTACGATTAAAAGCAATGGATGGAGAGttaaaaagacagaaacgAGTGCTAGGGGAAAAGGAAACGGAAAACAACAATCTACGAGAAAAAATTACAGGGTTATCGAGGACAAATAACGAATTAGAAACAAATGTTTCGAATCTAACAATGGCTGTGCAAAAGCTGAACGGTGCAGTGGGGAAGGGCGAAGCTGAGGAATCAAGATTGAAAGATAAAGTTAAAGCACTTTCGACCTCTCTTAGCGAAAGCAATAGCAGCTCACAGAATTTACAGGAACATATTTACCAGCTTCAACGAGCATTAGAGAGTACCGAGGGAGAAAAGCGCTTACTACAAGAAAGGCTGTCATCTCTTCAAGACACAGTCAAGGATtgcaaaaacgaaaacaaagtgttgaatgaaaaagtGAAGTTTCTGGAAAAGACGCGCGAGGAGGCGGACATTCGGATAACTGATTTCGAAAATCAAGTAAAGCATGTGAAATCCCTTTTAATTCAGCgacaaaaacaagaagacACACTCCTGGAAAAAATACATGGCTTAGAGGAAGAGAATAATGCTCTTACGTTTGAGAACAATTCTTTGTACAAAATGAACTCATCGTTTGAagcggaaaagaaaaacttagaAAAAAGTAATTTGCGAATTGGAAAAGATGTGCAAGCGCTCAAAAAGACCCTTGATAGACTCCAAAGGGAACGAATAGCGTTTGAAGAGTCATTCTTTGAGTCTAATCAAGAGAAAGAAGTTTTAAACAGAACTCTCAATGAAGCCGCAAAGGAAAATACTGAGTTAAAAGAGAAAGTGAATTATTTAGAAAAAGCGCTTGAGGCAGCGGATGTCAAACATACTGAAAG CCTGATTGAGATTGCAGATAAACAACAACAGGACTTAGAGAAGGAAGCCAAACGATCGCATCTTGCATTGGAAAAAGCACAGAAAATAACAGAGAAGCGAGAAAGGGCCTACAAAGCAAAAGTCGAAGCTTTAGAGACACAG GTAGCAGAACTAAAAAACGAATTGGAAAACGAGCGCGAAGAAAAGATGATACAAAGCAACAAGGCTGCCATAAAGAGTGACGAAATTAGAGAGGTTCGGCAGTCGCTTGGTAAGTCACTGCTAGCTGTAGAAGAAGATGCCAACAATCTGCGAAGTATGCTTGGGAAATCGCTTCGGAAGATCGATCGATACACCGACGCTATTCGAAGAAATGGAGCATCACTCTCAGCTGACACAGACGGATCAACAGTGGATGCAAAAATCGATAACACGTCGGATGATTCGAGGTATGTTCGCTCATCAAAACGGCGTACACGGTCTGCGGCTCACGTGAACGTGAAGGAGCGTGATAAATTTCTTGATGCGCCCTCTCCCGCTCGAACAGCACCGTCGCAGATCATCGTGAATAATTCGGATTTCCATCGGGATGATTCGGAGCACATTTCTCCCCTAAGAAGGTACCGAAGAGAGAGGCAATCTGTAAATTATATCAAAAACACTACACAATAA